In Streptomyces ambofaciens ATCC 23877, a single genomic region encodes these proteins:
- a CDS encoding ADP-ribosylglycohydrolase family protein: MRTPGPSTRDTANGATATTLEERVTGSLVGAAVGDALGGPVEGYSPEQILERHGGRVHGIVGPWNGDAWRTARPIAPYHKGDGHVTDDTLLTHALVRVYATVRDHLDAYAVAEHLVPDLMTRPRWIPELEAEALPLQRIFLAEKWLAARIHYGHVDPREAGTGNIVNCGAAMYMAPVGLVNAANPAGAYAEALDVAGAHQSSYGREAAGVLAAAVAAACTPGATPDSVVAACLDLAKDGTRAAIEAVCDVAARHTDFESALAPLREAVAPYDTVGPDYRAPSLAARRPSRLHAIEELPVALGMLVVSGGDYRHAVLGAVNYGRDCDSIATMAGALAGALGSPVPEDWAKAVAEASRLDLWQPATTLTAVAREVFEHDVARRRAHERAFASFEGARCSD; this comes from the coding sequence ATGAGGACACCCGGCCCCAGCACACGCGACACGGCGAACGGCGCCACGGCGACGACCCTGGAGGAGCGCGTCACCGGCTCCCTGGTCGGCGCGGCCGTCGGCGACGCGCTCGGCGGTCCCGTGGAGGGCTACTCCCCCGAGCAGATCCTCGAACGCCACGGCGGCCGCGTGCACGGCATCGTCGGCCCGTGGAACGGCGACGCCTGGCGCACCGCCCGCCCCATCGCCCCGTACCACAAGGGCGACGGCCACGTCACCGACGACACCTTGCTGACCCACGCACTGGTCCGGGTGTACGCCACGGTCCGCGACCACCTCGACGCCTACGCGGTCGCCGAGCACCTGGTCCCGGACCTGATGACGCGCCCGCGCTGGATCCCGGAACTGGAGGCCGAGGCGCTCCCGCTCCAGCGGATCTTCCTGGCGGAGAAGTGGCTGGCCGCCAGGATCCACTACGGCCACGTGGACCCGCGCGAGGCCGGCACCGGCAACATCGTCAACTGCGGTGCCGCCATGTACATGGCCCCGGTCGGCCTGGTCAACGCCGCCAACCCGGCGGGCGCCTACGCCGAGGCGCTGGACGTCGCGGGCGCGCACCAGTCGTCGTACGGCCGTGAGGCGGCCGGCGTCCTCGCGGCGGCGGTGGCCGCGGCGTGCACGCCCGGGGCGACGCCGGACTCGGTGGTGGCGGCCTGTCTGGACCTGGCGAAGGACGGCACCCGGGCGGCGATCGAGGCGGTCTGCGACGTGGCCGCGCGGCACACGGACTTCGAGTCGGCGCTCGCGCCGCTGCGGGAGGCGGTGGCCCCCTACGACACGGTGGGCCCCGACTACCGCGCGCCCTCGCTGGCCGCCCGCCGCCCGTCCCGCCTGCACGCGATCGAGGAACTGCCCGTGGCCCTGGGCATGCTGGTCGTCTCCGGCGGCGACTACCGGCACGCGGTCCTCGGCGCCGTCAACTACGGCCGTGACTGCGACTCCATCGCCACGATGGCGGGCGCGCTGGCCGGTGCGCTGGGCTCACCGGTCCCGGAGGACTGGGCGAAGGCCGTCGCGGAGGCGAGCCGCCTGGACCTGTGGCAGCCGGCGACGACACTCACCGCGGTGGCACGGGAGGTCTTCGAGCACGACGTGGCCCGGCGCCGGGCCCACGAGCGGGCGTTCGCGTCGTTCGAGGGCGCGAGATGCTCCGACTGA